The DNA region CGTACTGCGGAGTCGCCATCCGCGAACGTTGCGCGCCGGCATGCTCACCGTCGGCCGGATTCATGTCCGTATCGGTCGACCCCGGATGCACGAGATTGACCGTGATGCCGCGCGCACCGAGATCGCGCGCGAGCCCCTGCGTCCAGCCGATCAGCGCGGCCTTGCTCGCCGCATAGAGGCTCATCCCCGCATCGGGAACGCGCGTCGCGAGGCAACTGCCGGTCGACACGATGCGCCCACCCTCCCCGAGGTGCCGCGCAGCCGCCTGCGACGCGACGATCACCGCGCGCACGTTCACGTTCAGCGTCGCGTCGATATCGTCGAGCGTGAGGTCGTCCAGCGCGCCCGCGCGGAAGATGCCCGCGTTGTTGACGAGGATGTCGAGGCCGCCAAGCGTCTGCGCGGCATGATCGACCGCGCCGCGCACGGCCACCGGATCGGCGCTGTCGGCCTGGATCGCGACGGCCCGGCGGCCGAGCGCCTCGATGTCGGCAACGACGGCCCGCGCCCGCTCCGCCGATTTCTCGTAAGTGATCGCGACGTCCGCACCGTCGGCCGCCAGCCGTTTCGCAATGGCCGCGCCGATGCCGCGACTGCCGCCCGTGACGAGTGCACGCTTGCCCTGAAGTCGATTCATGAAAGCTCCTGTGGTCATTTATGTAACGACTGACACAGAATGTGGCAGGTTGCGCGGCGCTGTCAATTGAATTATTTTATCGATCGATACAGATATCGACGAAGGAACGAATGTCATGGCTGAACGGGGCCGACCGAGAAGCTTCGACAAGGAAGCGGCGCTGGATCGCGCGATGGAGGTGTTCTGGCGCCTCGGCTACGAGGGTGCGTCGATGACGGACCTGACGGCCGCGATGGGCATTGCGTCACCGAGCCTGTACGCGGCGTTCGGCAGCAAGGAGGCGTTGTTCCGGCAAGCGATCGAGCACTATCGGGAAACGGAGGGCCGTGAGATCTGGGACGGCGTCGAACAGGCCGGCAGCGCACACGACGCGATCGAGAACTATCTGATGCAGACCGCGCGCGTGTTCACGCGCCTGTCGAAGCCGGCCGGCTGCCTGATCGTCCTGTCGGCGCTGCATCCGGCCGAGCGCTCGGACACGGTCCGGCAAATGTTGATCGCCATGCGCGAGCAGACGGTCGCCGCGTTACGCACGCGGCTCGGCGAAGGCGTTGCAGCGGGCGAGATTTCCGCGCACGCGGATCTCGACGCGATCGCGCGCTACTACGTGACGGTGCAACAGGGAATGTCGATTCAGGCGCGCGACGGCGCGAGCCGTCGCGATCTGGAAGCGGTCGCGCAAGCCGCGCTGGCCGCATGGCCGGCGCTCGCGGGCGCGCGCGCCGGCTGACGGCGGGCCCCGAAAAGCAACCCACGAAACCGCGCGCGGCCGGCCGGCGGCAAGCGCCCGGCATGGCCGCGCGGGTACCTTACTGCGTAACGGCGTGCTGCACGTCCTTCGACGCATGCCACACACGATAGCGCACGTCGAAACCGTCCGGCACGTACACGACGAGCGGCAGGCGGCTGTTGTAGCGCAGCAGTTGGCCGTCACTACGCACCTGCACGAACCGCTGCTGCGGCGCCTGGCCCGGGCACGCCATCAGCGTCGACGCCGGCCCCTTCACGTCGGTCAGCCGATAGTACGTATAGCCCCAGCCCTTCACGTCCTCGGCGGTCAGTTCGCCACCGAACCATTGCTGGTTGCAGTCGGTCTGCAGCGTCTTGCCGATCATCAGTTCGACGCGCGCATCGCCTTCGTTCTCGAGCGCGGGCAGCGCGATCACCGCGCGCTGCTGGCCGGCCGCCGGCTGCGGGAACATCTTGATCGACTCGGCCGGCACGGCGGGCGCCGATGCGGGCCCGGCCGCGCAGGCGGCGGCGGTCGTCACGCAAAAGGCGGCCAGGACGGCCCGGATCGCGAATTTCATCGATGTGCTCCTGATAAACAAAATGGGCCCCGGATGCTAACACTTTCGTCGCAAGACCTTACGGGGCTGTAATTTGACGACACAATTGCAAACAGCCGGCAATCCCCGCGCGCGGTACTTATAGGAGAACCCACGGAGAACATCATGCTGAAGCTCATTGCTGCCGCCGGCGTCGCCACGCTGCTGGCCGGTTGCGTCGTCGGCCCGGACGCCGGATACGGCTACGGACAGCCCTACTATTCCGATCCCGGCTACGCGTACGGGCCGGCCTACGGCGCGGCGCCGGTCTACGGCACGGTCAATATATGGGGCGGCGGCGGTGGCGGGCGCGACTGGGATCGCGGCCATCGCGACTACCGCCGCTGGGATCGCGATCGCGGTGACCATGGCGGCTGGGGACGCGGCGGCGGACGCCGCGGCGACTGGAACGAAGGCGGAGGCGGCGGCGGGCGCGGTGAGGGTGGCCATCGCCACTGATTCGGCCGATCCAGCGGATGCAATTGCAACCGTTTGTATCCGCACACGGTTCCGCACGGGCGCTGGGTGACGGATAAAAAGGCTGCCGAAACCGGCTCCCCCGACATGACAAAGGCCCTCGCATCACGCGAGGGCCTTTCCTTTTGTCATCCTGCGTATCGGCGACTCAGTCGCCGCCGATCATGCGGCGCCGAGCCCGGTCACGCGCCCATTCACCAGCCGGCCGGCTGTGCATAGCCGCCCGACACGGGCGCGCCGCACACATACGCGCGCTGATAGCGGTCGTAGCAATAGTTCGGGCCGCCGTCCTGGTACTGCGCCTGCTGGTAGCTCGGATAAGCCGGCTGCTGGTAGGCCGGCGCCTGGTAGTACGTCGGCGGCTGATAGGCCGGTGCCTGATACACGGGCGCCTGGTACGCGACGGGCGGATTCATCGCGGACGTCACGATCGCGCCGAGCACCGCGCCGCCGATCAGCGCGCCGATGACGGCGCCCCCGTCGCGGCCATGCGCGGACGCCGGGCCCGCCACGGCGAGCGAACCGGCGAGGACACATACAGCGGCAATTTTTTTCATCATGGACTCCCACGCGAAGTGGTACTGGATGCGATGCATTGTGGCGGCACGCGGTCGTAATAGATGCAGCAAGTGGTAACGCGCCATTACGGGTATCACGCACACCGAAACGCGGTACGGCCGTGCTACGATTTTCGGCCCACAGGAGACGCGTTCATGCAGCCCGAAACCGCCCGCCGTTTCGATACCGAATTCGCGCCGCGCATTGCGCGGGCGATCGCCGCCTTCTTCGCCGATCACGTCCAGGCCGACGTCGCCCCGTACGGCGGCCACGGGCAACCGACGCGCGTGCGGATCCGCAGCGCGCCACACGAGCACGTGAGCGGCTTCGTGCATCCGCTGAACCTCGAGTTGACCTGGGACACCGACGAGATCGAGCGGCTGATGGAGCCGGACGGTCCGCAGCGCTTCGAGCACTACCTGGCCGCGCTGCCGAAGAAACTGGGCGCGTGGCAGGGCGCGCGCGACATCGATCTCGCGTCGCGCACGCAGGCCGACCCGCTCGTGCGGCTCGGCGGCCTCGATTTCGAAGGCTGAATGCGCGCGCCGGCCGGTGGCCGGCGGCCCCGGGTGCGTCGACGTCGCGCGATGCGGCCCGGTGATACACTCGACCGGTCCCGCGCCGGCGCCGCCCGGCCGGCCGGGCCACTCACCGCCGCCTCCACCCGCGAGCATGGTTGCGCACACAACCGGTGCCCGGGCGCGCGGACAACCCACGCCTTCGCTCCGTCATGAACGCCGATACCGGCCTGCCGCTTCCGCAACGCTACTGGGCGATCGTCTGCGTCGCACTGGGCATCACGCTCGCCGTGCTCGACGGCGCGATCGCGAACGTCGCGCTGCCGACGATCGCGCGCGACCTGCACGCGTCCGATGCCGCATCGATCTGGATCGTCAACGCGTATCAGCTCGCGGTCACGATCACGCTGCTGCCGCTCGCGTCGCTCGGCGAACGCGTCGGCTATCGCCGCATCTATATCGCGGGGCTGGCGCTCTTCACCGCGGCGTCGCTCGGCTGCGCGCTCGCCGGCTCGCTGCCGATGCTGGCCGTGATGCGTGTGATCCAGGGATTCGGCGCGGCCGGCATCATGAGCGTCAATGCGGCGCTGGTGCGGATGATCTACCCGTCGTCGATGCTCGGGCGCGGGCTGTCGATCAACGCGATGGTGGTCGCGCTGTCGTCGGCGATCGGGCCGACGGTCGCGTCGGCGATCCTGTCGTTTGCGTCGTGGCCTTGGCTGTTCGCGGTCAATGTGCCGATCGGCATCGCCGCGGTACTCGGCAGCGTGCGCGCGCTGCCGGCCAACCCGCTGCACGACGCGCCGTACGATTTCGCGAGCGCGCTGATGAACGCGTGCGTGTTCGGGCTGCTGATCACGGCCGTCGACGGGCTCGGCCACGGCGAACGCCACGCTTACGTCGCGGCAGAGCTGGCCGTCGCGTTCGTCGTCGGCTACTTCTTCGTGAAGCGCCAGTTGTCGCAGCCGGCGCCGCTGCTGCCGGTCGATCTGATGCGCATCCCGATGTTCGCGCTGTCGATCTATACGTCGATGGCGTCGTTCACGTCGCAGATGCTCGCATTCGTCGCGCTGCCGTTCTGGCTGCAGAATTCGCTCGGCTTCTCCCAAGTCGAAACCGGCCTCTACATGACGCCGTGGCCGCTCGTGATCGTGTTCGCCGCGCCGCTCGCGGGCGTGCTGTCGGACCGCTACTCGGCCGGCATCCTCGGCGGAATCGGGCTTGCGCTGTTCGCGGCCGGCCTGCTGTCGCTCGCGACGATCGGCGCGCATCCGGGCACGGTCGACATCGTGTGGCGGATGGCGCTGTGCGGCGCGGGCTTCGGGCTGTTCCAGTCGCCGAACAATCGCGCGATGCTGTCGTCGGCGCCGCGCGAGCGCAGCGGCGGCGCGGGCGGGATGCTGAGCACGGCGCGCCTGACCGGCCAGACCCTCGGCGCCGCGCTCGTCGCGCTGATTTTCGGGCTCGCGCCCGACCACGGTCCGACGATCGCGCTCTATGTCGCCACGGGGTTCGCGGCGATCGCCGCGGTGGTCAGCATGCTGCGCATCACGTCGCCACGCCCGGACGCGGCGACCTGACGCCGCCGCGCGCCGCGCGCCGCGTGCGCGCGTCATGCGGCGTCGAGCGCGTCCATCACGAAGCGCACGCGCGCCTTCACACTCACTCGCGGTAGTTCGATCAGCCGATACCCGTACGCCGTATAGCAGTCGACCATCGCGTCGTAGGTCCGCACCGCCTCGTCGAAATCCTGCCGCCGTTCGGCGTCCTGCGTGTAGATCTCGGGCCACGGCGGCGCGATGAACACCCGCCGGTGATAGCGAAAGCGCCGCGCCGCGGCCTCCGCATGCGCGGGCACGGCGAGGCCCGTCAGTCGCAGGTAGCCGATCACGTCCGGCACGCCGCGATCGAAGAACACGGGCCCGCGCGCACCATGCGCAAGACGGTACGAACGCATCTCCCAGTTCAGCATCTGCTCGGCGAACGCGGCCCGGTCGCGCCACGGCAGCGCCGGGCCGTCGATCGCCATCTGGTCGCGGATCACGCCGCGCCCGGCCTCGTGCGAGCGCGCGAAACCGGTGCGTTCGAGCGCATCGAGCAACGTGCTCTTGCCCGAACCCGGGCCGCCCGTAACGACGAAGAAGCGGGCCGACGCTTCGTCCGCCGCGCTGCCCTCCTCCACCCGCTCAGACATGCGCGGCCCGCCGGCCCGCGCGCTGCGTGACCGACGCGGCCGCCGCGACGCTGCGCAAGTCGGCGACGAACGTGTCGCGCCAGACCGACAGGTTGTTTTCGCGCAGTCGCGCGAGGTTCTCTTCATGTCGCGCCTGGCGCTCCGCGAGCGGCATCGACAGCGCGCGCTCGAGCGCGTCGGCCATCTGCGACAGGTCGTACGGATTGACGAGCAGCGCACCGGTCAGCTCGGCCGCCGCACCGGCGAACTCCGACAGCACGAGCACGCCCGGATCGGCCGGGTCCTGCGACGCGACGTATTCCTTCGCGACCAGATTCATTCCGTCGCGCAGCGGCGTCACGTAGCCGACCTGCGACATCCGGAAGAACGCCATCAGCAGATTGCGCTCATATTTGCGGTTCAGGTACTGGATCGGCGTCCAGTCGAGTTGCGAGAAGCGGCCGTTGATGCGGCCGGCCTCGCCTTCGAGCGTTTCGCGAATGTTCTGATAGGTCTTCACGTCGGAACGAGTCGGCGGCGCGATCTGCACGAGCGATACGCGCCCCTGCCAGCCCGGCGCGTTGGCGAGCATCCGCTCGAACGACTGGAAGCGCTCGACGAGCCCCTTCGAATAGTCGAGCCGGTCGACACTCATCACGAGCTTGCGCCCGTCGAGCGCGTCGCGCAGCATCTTCACCGGCTTGCGCGAGCCGTACTGGACGGCCGCCTCGGCGATCGCATCCGGATGCACGCCGATCGGATAGGCGGCAACCTTCACGACGCGGCCGTGCGCATGCAGCATCCCGTCGTCGCTCGCCGCGCCGATGCCGCGCCGCTCGATGTAGTCGGTGAACGCCTGCTTGTCGGCATCGGTCTGGAAACCCGCGATGTCGTATGCGCACATGAACTTCACGAGCTCCTCGTGCGGCGGCACGACGCGCAGCATGTCGGGCGACGGAAACGGAATGTGCAGGAAGAAGCCGATCGGGTTCTTCACGCCGAGCTCGCGCAGGCAATGCGCGAACGGCAGCAGGTGATAGTCGTGCACCCAGATCAGGTCGTCTGGCTGCAGCAGCGCGGCGAGCTGCTTCGCCAGCATCGCGTTCACGCGCAGATAGCCCGCGTACTCCTGCCGGTCGAAGCGCGTGAGATCGCTGCGGTAGTGGAACACCGGCCACAGCGTCGCGTTCGAGAAGCCGCGGTAGTACTGATCGTAGTCGCGCCGGGTCAGCCCGACCGTCGCATACGTGACGTTGCCGTCCCGCTGGATCGCGGGTTCGGCGTCGGGCGTACCGACGATCTCGCCGTTCCAGCCGAACCAGACACCGCCGGTGTCCTTCAACGCGTCCATCACGCCGACCGCGAGACCCCCTGCACTCGGGCGTGTGTCCTCGCCGGCGGCGACACGGTTCGATACCACGATCAATCTGCTCATGCGGCTTCCCCTCCTCGATTCGATTGGTTGGCGCGCGGCGCGCGCCAAGGCGGACGCGACGACCCGGAGGCAGTCGCGCGGCGATTCAGATGTGAGCGATGCAACAAAGAGCGCAACGAAATGCGGCGGCGGAATGCAACGGCGACAGGATCAAGCGTCCTGCTCCTGGCCGAGGTCGCGTTGATAGTCGAGCCCTTCCGGGCGTGCGCCGCCCTGGTTGTGATCGCCGTCGACCGGCGTCTCGCCGGGCGCGCCGGCAGGCGGTGCGGCCGGCGCGTCGGTCTGCGGACGCTGACGCTCGGCGCCCGCATCGGGCGACCGGGGAGAAGATCGTTTCGAACGGCGCATGGCTGGGTGTCTCATAGGCAGCGCGGCTCGGAGCCGTCGTAGAAACATTCCATAACAAAACAGTCTAGGTCGCTTCCTCGCATGCGAAGGTAACAATTACCTTCAATTTGTAACGTTTCGACCCCTCTCTAATCGTCTGTCCGACAATAACGCCGCGCGTACGCGCGCGTGCCGCCGCCGCGATTTGTCAAAGCTTTGCAGTTTTCCTATGACAATTGCGAAACAATGACGCGGCAAGGGGGCGCGCATGCGTCGCCGCTCACCCAGACAGGACTTGCACTCAGGGATGAACACACGTTTCGAACCGCCGCGCCGGGCCATGACGGCGCGCATCGCGCTGGCCACGCTTGCGACGGCCACGCTGCTGTCCGGCTGCAACTCGCTGTACAGCGAAGGCGCGACCGCCGGCGCCGGTATCGCGGGCGCCGCGATTGCCTCCAAGGTCACCAACAACGCCGCCGTCGCGACGGGCATCGGCCTCGGCGCCGTGGCCGGCGCGCGTGCGGGCGTCCAGTACTCGCAGCGCGTCGCACACCGTTACACCCAGGAACAGATCGCGAAGGCGGCGGCCCCGCTCGACGTCGGCGGCGTTGCGCCGTGGTCGACGCACCATTCGTTCCCGATCGAGGACGACGAACAGGGCCGCGTGACGGTCAGCCGGATGATCAGCGTCGGTCCGCTCGACTGCAAGGAGATCGTGTTCGCGGTCGACACGCCCGCGAAGGCCGACAAGGCCGCGCAGTCGGCGTTCTACGTCGCCACGATCTGCCGCGACGGTCCGGTGTGGAAATGGGCGTCGGCGGAGCCCGCAACCGAACGCTGGGGCGCGCTGCAATGAGCATCGCGATCCGTATCGCGACGATCGGCGCGCTGTGCGCGGCCAGCGCCGCGCTGTCGGGCTGCGGGTCGGTCGGCGCGGCGAGCGGCGCGCTGGCCGGCGCGGCGACGGGCCTCGTCACCGCGAATCCGGCCGTCGGCGTCGGTGTCGGCATCGCCGTGCAGGCGGCGACGGACGAAGCCGTCAATCGCACGATGAAGCAGCTCCATCAGAATCAGCAGGACGCGATCGCGAAGGCGGCCGGCAGCCTGGCCGTCGGCGAAGTCAAGCCGTGGAAGGTGAAGAACACGCTGCCGCTGGAAAACGGCGAAGGCGAGGTGCGCGTCACGCGTGCGTACTCGACGGCGCTGGCGCTGTGCAAGGAATTCGCGTTCTCGGTGAAGGACGGCGACAAGGCCGACTGGTATTTCGCGAATGCGTGCCAGCAAGGGACGCACTGGAAGTGGGCGTCGGCCGAACCGGCCGTCGACCGGTGGGGCAATTTGCAGTAACGATGCGCGGCGCATGACCCAAGCGCCGCGCAGGCGAATGCCGGGCCGCACGGCCCGGCCCGTTGGCTTCAGGACTCGACGTCCTCGAGACTGAAGATTTCGGTCTGGTCGTTGTACGAGAAGATCTCGCCGTAACGGCCCCAGTCGATCACCGCGTCGAGCGTTTCCTCGGCCGCGCCGTCCGACAGAAAATCCTCCAGCTCCTGCTCGAAGCGCACGCGCGGCGCACGATGGCCCGGGCGCTCGTTCAGCACTTTCTTGATCCGTGCGGCGAGCGGCACGTGCTTGAGCAGATGATCGGCGAACATCAGCTTGCGCTCCTGCGTGCCGAATTCCGCGAACACGCGCCCCGGCGGCGTCAGGAACACGTCCCCTTCCCGCACGTCGGCGAAACCGAGGTACTGCAGCACTTCCGCGATCGGGAACAGGTCATCCACTTCCAGATGCAGCGTACGCGCGATTTCCGGCATGTCCGCGCGGCCGTGGTACGGCGCCATCGCGAGCGTCTCGATCAGGCCGGCCATCAGGTTGGTCGACACCTGCGGCAGCCAGCTGCCGAGCTCCAGCCCCTTTTTCGTCGCCTCGCCGGTCTGGCGCGCGGTCATCTTCGCGTAGATGTCGTCGACCAGCTTGCGGAAGGCCGGGTCGAGCCGGTTGCGCGGATGCTTGAACGGCACCTTGATCTCGGCGATCACGCGGCCCGGGTTCGACGACAGCACCAGGATCCGGTCGCACATGAACACCGCTTCCTCGATGTTGTGCGTGACGATCAGCACCGACTTGATCGGCATCCGGCCTTGCGTCCAGAGATCCAGCAGGTCGGTACGCAGCGTTTCGGCCGTCAGCACGTCGAGCGCGGAAAACGGCTCGTCCATCAGCAGGATCGTCGGGTCGACGACGAGCGCGCGCGCGAAGCCCACGCGCTGGCGCATGCCGCCCGACAACTCGCGCGGATACGCGTTCTCGAAGCCGTCGAGACCGATCAGGTCGATCGCGGCGAGTGCGCGCTCGCGTCGCTCGCGCGCGCCGACGCCGAGCGCCTCCAGC from Burkholderia ambifaria AMMD includes:
- a CDS encoding SDR family NAD(P)-dependent oxidoreductase yields the protein MNRLQGKRALVTGGSRGIGAAIAKRLAADGADVAITYEKSAERARAVVADIEALGRRAVAIQADSADPVAVRGAVDHAAQTLGGLDILVNNAGIFRAGALDDLTLDDIDATLNVNVRAVIVASQAAARHLGEGGRIVSTGSCLATRVPDAGMSLYAASKAALIGWTQGLARDLGARGITVNLVHPGSTDTDMNPADGEHAGAQRSRMATPQYGKAEDVAALVAFVVGPEGRSINGTGLTIDGGANA
- a CDS encoding TetR/AcrR family transcriptional regulator; protein product: MAERGRPRSFDKEAALDRAMEVFWRLGYEGASMTDLTAAMGIASPSLYAAFGSKEALFRQAIEHYRETEGREIWDGVEQAGSAHDAIENYLMQTARVFTRLSKPAGCLIVLSALHPAERSDTVRQMLIAMREQTVAALRTRLGEGVAAGEISAHADLDAIARYYVTVQQGMSIQARDGASRRDLEAVAQAALAAWPALAGARAG
- the eco gene encoding serine protease inhibitor ecotin — protein: MKFAIRAVLAAFCVTTAAACAAGPASAPAVPAESIKMFPQPAAGQQRAVIALPALENEGDARVELMIGKTLQTDCNQQWFGGELTAEDVKGWGYTYYRLTDVKGPASTLMACPGQAPQQRFVQVRSDGQLLRYNSRLPLVVYVPDGFDVRYRVWHASKDVQHAVTQ
- a CDS encoding DUF5594 family protein, which translates into the protein MQPETARRFDTEFAPRIARAIAAFFADHVQADVAPYGGHGQPTRVRIRSAPHEHVSGFVHPLNLELTWDTDEIERLMEPDGPQRFEHYLAALPKKLGAWQGARDIDLASRTQADPLVRLGGLDFEG
- a CDS encoding MFS transporter; amino-acid sequence: MNADTGLPLPQRYWAIVCVALGITLAVLDGAIANVALPTIARDLHASDAASIWIVNAYQLAVTITLLPLASLGERVGYRRIYIAGLALFTAASLGCALAGSLPMLAVMRVIQGFGAAGIMSVNAALVRMIYPSSMLGRGLSINAMVVALSSAIGPTVASAILSFASWPWLFAVNVPIGIAAVLGSVRALPANPLHDAPYDFASALMNACVFGLLITAVDGLGHGERHAYVAAELAVAFVVGYFFVKRQLSQPAPLLPVDLMRIPMFALSIYTSMASFTSQMLAFVALPFWLQNSLGFSQVETGLYMTPWPLVIVFAAPLAGVLSDRYSAGILGGIGLALFAAGLLSLATIGAHPGTVDIVWRMALCGAGFGLFQSPNNRAMLSSAPRERSGGAGGMLSTARLTGQTLGAALVALIFGLAPDHGPTIALYVATGFAAIAAVVSMLRITSPRPDAAT
- a CDS encoding AAA family ATPase, whose translation is MSERVEEGSAADEASARFFVVTGGPGSGKSTLLDALERTGFARSHEAGRGVIRDQMAIDGPALPWRDRAAFAEQMLNWEMRSYRLAHGARGPVFFDRGVPDVIGYLRLTGLAVPAHAEAAARRFRYHRRVFIAPPWPEIYTQDAERRQDFDEAVRTYDAMVDCYTAYGYRLIELPRVSVKARVRFVMDALDAA
- the otsA gene encoding alpha,alpha-trehalose-phosphate synthase (UDP-forming), whose protein sequence is MSRLIVVSNRVAAGEDTRPSAGGLAVGVMDALKDTGGVWFGWNGEIVGTPDAEPAIQRDGNVTYATVGLTRRDYDQYYRGFSNATLWPVFHYRSDLTRFDRQEYAGYLRVNAMLAKQLAALLQPDDLIWVHDYHLLPFAHCLRELGVKNPIGFFLHIPFPSPDMLRVVPPHEELVKFMCAYDIAGFQTDADKQAFTDYIERRGIGAASDDGMLHAHGRVVKVAAYPIGVHPDAIAEAAVQYGSRKPVKMLRDALDGRKLVMSVDRLDYSKGLVERFQSFERMLANAPGWQGRVSLVQIAPPTRSDVKTYQNIRETLEGEAGRINGRFSQLDWTPIQYLNRKYERNLLMAFFRMSQVGYVTPLRDGMNLVAKEYVASQDPADPGVLVLSEFAGAAAELTGALLVNPYDLSQMADALERALSMPLAERQARHEENLARLRENNLSVWRDTFVADLRSVAAAASVTQRAGRRAAHV
- a CDS encoding AAA-associated domain-containing protein, with the translated sequence MHNPNAVNAPVQTSQPPRLGEEILRVDHVCRGFNKTQGELLVLDDANLSLREGEIVGLLGRSGSGKSTLLRIIAGLIEPTGGEVTYLGKPLRGPAEGVAMVFQTFALFPWLTVLQNVEAGLEALGVGARERRERALAAIDLIGLDGFENAYPRELSGGMRQRVGFARALVVDPTILLMDEPFSALDVLTAETLRTDLLDLWTQGRMPIKSVLIVTHNIEEAVFMCDRILVLSSNPGRVIAEIKVPFKHPRNRLDPAFRKLVDDIYAKMTARQTGEATKKGLELGSWLPQVSTNLMAGLIETLAMAPYHGRADMPEIARTLHLEVDDLFPIAEVLQYLGFADVREGDVFLTPPGRVFAEFGTQERKLMFADHLLKHVPLAARIKKVLNERPGHRAPRVRFEQELEDFLSDGAAEETLDAVIDWGRYGEIFSYNDQTEIFSLEDVES